A region of Vigna radiata var. radiata cultivar VC1973A chromosome 10, Vradiata_ver6, whole genome shotgun sequence DNA encodes the following proteins:
- the LOC106774501 gene encoding protein argonaute 2 — protein METGAGGSQAQRSGHTARGIPPPQPPEEPNLRPECRGPSGTEPDLILQPEWRRRRPSAPPSEPSNRGSEEEILLQPEWRRSKPSASASASASTSVWEPEWRRSRTSSTAFPWDQNYSVRKPSASSAVERRGDPNDLWRAALATDSVVPKLEKLLISKQLPTSTCTHDKRDRISPIQRPDNGGTIAILTSRLRVNHFPVKFDPERTIMHYSVGVKPKVSSKFGQPQKLSKSELSMIREKLFSDDPERLPLEMTAHDGAKNIYSAVQLPEETYTVDISDGEDEKIISYSVTLTLVNKLRLCKLMDYLSGHNLSNPRDILQGLDVVVKENPARRTVSAGGRYYPTNPPVVMRDLHHGIMAVGGFQHSLKPTAQGLSLCVDYSVLAFRKGMPVLDFLHECIDNFKVDEFEKFRKCVEDALVGLKVSVTHRKSNRKYIISRLTPMITRYVTFPIDNTGGWNRPKDVSLLSFFKDKYGKEIMYKDIPCLDLGKDKKNYVPMEFCVLVEGQRYPKERLGSISANTLKTMSLAHPNERECAIHKMVQSSDGPCRGGFTQNFGMSVNTTMTTIVGRVLGPPELKLGDPNGETIKLTVDLEKCHWNLAGRSMVEGKSVEHWGIIDFTSLGPFRYKLRGKDFIQKLIGKYKKLGIYMQEPVWYEESSMKILASYDLLSELLEKINNICKYNQVHLQFLMCVMAKKSSGYKYLKWISETKLGIVTQCCLSNGANEAEDKFYTNLALKINAKLGGSNVELSNGLPYFVGEGHVMFLGADVNHPGYQDTRSPSIAAVVATVNWPAANRYAARVCPQYNRSEKILSFGDVCLELVSCYRSMNGVRPERIVIFRDGVSEYQFDMVLNEELLDLKRAFQRVNYFPTITLIVAQKRHQTRFFPEGWRDGSSSGNILPGTVVDTKVIHPFEFDFYLCSYYGNLGTSKPTHYHVLWDEHKFTSDELQKLIYEMCFTFAKCTKPVSLVPPVYYADLAAYRGRLYHEARIGMQSPKPTKDASSLSRTTSFEQGFYALHADLQNIMFFI, from the exons ATGGAAACTGGTGCTGGCGGTAGCCAAGCCCAACGAAGCGGTCACACCGCAAGAGGAATTCCGCCACCGCAACCGCCTGAGGAACCGAATCTGCGGCCAGAATGCCGAGGACCAAGTGGGACTGAGCCGGACCTCATTCTGCAACCTGAATGGCGCCGTCGAAGACCAAGCGCTCCTCCTTCCGAACCTTCCAACCGTGGCAGCGAAGAGGAAATTCTTCTTCAACCAGAATGGAGGCGCTCGAAGCCAAGCGCGAGTGCCAGTGCTAGTGCGAGTACTAGTGTTTGGGAACCCGAATGGAGACGATCGAGAACAAGTTCAACGGCATTTCCGTGGGACCAGAATTACAGTGTTCGCAAACCTAGTGCGTCCAGTGCCGTTGAAAGACGCGGTGACCCTAACGACCTTTGGCGAGCTGCTCTGGCTACAG ATTCCGTTGTTCCCAAGCTGGAAAAACTACTAATATCAAAACAGTTACCTACATCAACTTGTACTCATGATAAAAGGGATAGAATATCACCTATTCAGAGACCTGATAATGGTGGCACGATAGCAATTCTAACTAGCAGACTCCGTGTCAACCATTTCCCTGTTAAGTTTGATCCAGAGCGTACCATAATGCATTATAGTGTTGGTGTCAAGCCTAAGGTTTCTTCAAAATTTGGTCAGCCTCAGAAATTATCAAAGTCTGAGCTATCCATGATCCGAGAGAAACTGTTTTCTGACGATCCTGAGAGGTTGCCCTTGGAGATGACTGCACATGACGgtgcaaaaaatatttatagtgcAGTACAATTACCAGAAGAGACCTATACTGTGGACATATCTGATGGAGAGGACGAAAAGATCATTTCGTATAGTGTTACATTAACTCTTGTTAATAAACTCAGGCTTTGCAAGCTAATGGACTATCTCAGTGGACATAACCTCTCCAATCCTAGGGATATTTTACAAGGTTTGGATGTGGTTGTGAAAGAGAATCCTGCTAGACGAACTGTTTCTGCAGGAGGACGCTATTATCCCACAAATCCTCCTGTAGTAATGAGGGATCTTCACCATGGGATAATGGCTGTTGGGGGATTTCAGCATAGTTTAAAGCCTACAGCTCAGGGTCTGTCCTTATGTGTAGACTACTCAGTTTTGGCTTTTCGGAAGGGAATGCCAGTCTTGGATTTCTTGCATGAGTGTATTGATAACTTTAAAGTGGATGAATTCGAAAAATTTAGGAAATGTGTTGAGGACGCACTTGTTGGATTGAAAGTCAGTGTGACTCATCGTAAAAGCAATCGGAAATACATTATTTCAAGATTAACTCCTATGATTACAAGGTATGTCACTTTTCCCATTGACAATACCGGTGGATGGAATCGCCCAAAGGATGTTagtcttctttccttttttaaagACAAATATGGCAAGGAAATTATGTACAAAGATATTCCTTGTCTAGATTTAGGTAAAGACAAGAAGAACTATGTACCCATGGAATTCTGTGTTCTAGTTGAGGGCCAAAGATATCCCAAAGAACGTCTGGGTAGTATTTCTGCAAATACATTGAAAACAATGTCACTAGCTCACCCAAATGAGAGGGAGTGTGCAATACATAAGATGGTGCAGTCTAGTGATGGACCTTGCAG GGGTGGTTTTACTCAAAATTTTGGAATGAGTGTCAACACAACTATGACAACTATTGTAGGACGTGTACTTGGCCCTCCAGAATTAAAGTTAGGTGATCCAAATGGAGAGACCATTAAATTAACAGTGGATCTGGAGAAATGTCACTGGAATCTTGCTGGAAGATCAATGGTGGAAGGTAAATCAGTTGAGCATTGGGGCATTATTGATTTCACTAGTCTTGGGCCATTTAGGTACAAATTAAGAGGCAAGGATTTCATTCAAAAGCTTATAGGAAAATACAAGAAATTGGGTATATACATGCAGGAGCCCGTTTGGTATGAAGAATCTTCAATGAAGATACTTGCGAGTTATGATTTGCTATCTGAGTTACTTGAGAAAATTAACAACATTTGTAAATATAACCAAGTACACCTGCAATTTCTTATGTGTGTAATGGCTAAAAAAAGTTCCGGTTACAAGTACCTCAAATGGATTTCTGAGACCAAACTTGGGATAGTAACACAATGCTGCTTGTCTAACGGTGCTAATGAAGCAGAGGACAAATTTTATACCAATCTGGCTCTCAAGATCAATGCCAAACTTGGAGGCAGTAACGTGGAGCTCAGTAATGGGCTCCCTTACTTTGTGGGTGAAGGACATGTGATGTTTTTAGGGGCTGATGTAAACCATCCTGGTTATCAAGACACCAGGAGTCCATCAATTGCTGCTGTGGTCGCTACCGTTAACTGGCCTGCTGCAAATCGTTATGCAGCACGTGTTTGCCCACAATACAATCGAAGTGAGAAAATACTGAGCTTTGGCGATGTTTGCCTTGAGCTTGTTTCATGCTATAGGAGTATGAATGGAGTTAGACCCGAAAGAATTGTTATTTTTCGTGATGGGGTGAGTGAGTACCAGTTTGACATGGTTCTTAACGAAGAACTGCTTGATTTGAAGAGAGCATTTCAAAGAGTAAACTACTTTCCAACAATCACTCTTATTGTGGCACAAAAACGACATCAAACTCGATTTTTTCCAGAGGGCTGGAGGGATGGATCTTCTAGTGGTAATATATTACCAGGAACAGTTGTGGACACAAAAGTTATACACCCTTTTGAGTTTGACTTCTACCTTTGTAGTTACTATGGAAACCTAGGTACAAGCAAGCCTACTCATTACCATGTTTTATGGGACGAGCACAAGTTTACATCTGATGAATTGCAGAAGCTCATATACGAGATGTGCTTCACCTTTGCCAAGTGCACTAAACCTGTATCTTTAGTTCCTCCTGTTTATTATGCTGACCTTGCTGCTTATAGAGGACGATTATACCATGAAGCAAGGATTGGGATGCAATCTCCAAAGCCAACAAAAGATGCTTCCTCACTTTCACGAACCACTTCATTTGAACAGGGATTTTACGCACTGCATGCTGACCTACAAAACATAATGTTCTTTATCTAA
- the LOC106774596 gene encoding uncharacterized protein LOC106774596 — MEMLSKFLTGAMNSVTSKCMVLLVTFLILRALLLPSFPGFDGIQWSNLIYIRTPLLNFDFGIRQDKFLVVPQIVWGLNNQKIAFARACLTARMLNRTLLMPSLSASLFYKEMDLLEPISFDKIFQFEKFNSLCHGFVRLGRYSDVLNRTEVLEMEKGSGRRWTVERDLSQLKEHGKGPFDDHEVIRIVGKNPFLWHDHWPVKDYARIFECLYLTEEIAKEVDMVQSRIRAVGRKITGNTQAVEMQSSITDDGPSFQPLPYVAVHMRIEIDWMIHCKNVERRLNTNKICSGKKEIVERVRNIGGLKTPVVVYLAVADKLLNNSSILEGWEDGFVPFEKKKLGVDGIYKKYPYLIQSAIDYEVCLRADTFVGNSFSTFSSLIVLERTQKMMRMNGSNLCGENVRWPSYAYNIPGTSNGPKRWITNMSESNLQSISYGTYHISC, encoded by the coding sequence ATGGAAATGTTGTCGAAGTTCTTGACCGGCGCAATGAATTCAGTAACGAGCAAATGTATGGTTTTGCTTGTTACTTTTTTGATTCTTAGAGCGCTGTTGTTACCATCCTTCCCTGGCTTTGACGGGATTCAATGGAGCAACCTTATATATATCCGCACTCCATTGTTGAATTTTGACTTTGGAATACGACAAGATAAGTTTTTGGTGGTTCCTCAGATTGTGTGGGGATTAAACAACCAGAAGATTGCGTTTGCAAGGGCCTGTCTTACTGCTAGAATGCTGAACAGGACATTGTTGATGCCAAGCCTCAGTGCCTCATTGTTTTACAAAGAAATGGACCTCTTGGAACCTATTTCCTTTGACAAGATATTCCAATTTGAGAAGTTCAATAGCCTTTGCCATGGTTTTGTCCGGTTGGGGCGCTATTCAGATGTCTTGAATAGAACAGAAGTGTTGGAAATGGAAAAGGGAAGTGGTAGGAGGTGGACAGTGGAGAGAGATTTGTCACAATTGAAGGAGCATGGCAAGGGCCCTTTTGATGACCACGAGGTAATTCGGATTGTAGGGAAGAACCCTTTCTTGTGGCATGACCATTGGCCTGTGAAGGACTATGCAAGGATTTTTGAGTGCCTGTATTTGACAGAAGAGATTGCTAAGGAAGTAGACATGGTTCAGTCTAGGATAAGAGCTGTTGGAAGAAAGATAACAGGCAACACTCAAGCAGTGGAAATGCAGAGCAGTATCACCGATGATGGTCCTTCTTTTCAGCCCCTTCCATATGTTGCTGTCCACATGAGGATAGAAATTGATTGGATGATTCACTGTAAAAATGTAGAGCGGCGATTGAACACGAATAAAATCTGCAGTGGCAAGAAAGAGATAGTGGAAAGAGTCAGGAACATTGGTGGTTTGAAGACTCCGGTTGTTGTTTATCTTGCTGTTGCTGATAAACTCCTCAACAATTCTTCCATACTTGAAGGTTGGGAAGATGGGTTTGTTCCTTTCGAGAAGAAAAAACTTGGTGTTGATGGAATTTACAAGAAGTATCCATATTTAATTCAGTCTGCAATAGACTATGAAGTGTGTTTAAGAGCTGATACTTTTGTGGGAAACAGTTTCTCGacattttcaagtcttatagtTCTTGAAAGAACACAGAAGATGATGAGAATGAATGGCAGCAACTTGTGTGGGGAAAATGTAAGATGGCCTTCTTATGCTTACAACATACCAGGAACATCAAATGGTCCAAAGAGATGGATTACAAACATGTCAGAATCAAATCTTCAATCTATCAGCTATGGCACCTATCACATCTCTTGTTAA